The Megalobrama amblycephala isolate DHTTF-2021 linkage group LG7, ASM1881202v1, whole genome shotgun sequence genome window below encodes:
- the LOC125272059 gene encoding GTPase IMAP family member 7-like isoform X1 encodes MSSSSGKKEKKGRRGSFDEDLPNMSLRRMVLVGRTGAGKSTSGNTILARGAFRAAKSGSSVTKECWKKTREVAGREITLVDTPGMFDTDVPEQYLKQEISKCINMTAPGPHAIILVIQLGPFSEEERNSVEKIRALFGEEADKHTIVLFTRGDELTGTIEEYVSEVGDDLKEILSRCGGRYHVFNNKDIEDRNQVVELLEKVDAMVSANGGEFYTSDSYKEVDLMLKTKEAELRREYEKKLQEKERELESRFTEEKKKLQEKIEALTASEQEKEEKIKELERVNQRKMIEYKRYYEAKLREARLEAELTHINERKMMEIFTKLQTLQI; translated from the exons ATGTCGTCTTCAAGcggcaaaaaagaaaaaaaag GTAGAAGGGGAAGCTTCGACGAAGATTTACCAAATA TGTCCTTGAGAAGGATGGTGTTGGTAGGAAGGACAGGAGCAGGTAAAAGCACTTCTGGAAACACAATTCTGGCCAGAGGAGCCTTCAGAGCTGCAAAAAGTGGTTCATCTGTAACCAAAGAGTGCTGGAAAAAGACCAGAGAAGTGGCGGGAAGAGAAATTACCCTGGTGGATACTCCAGGTATGTTTGACACAGATGTTCCAGAACAGTATCTGAAACAGGAGATCAGTAAGTGTATAAACATGACGGCACCTGGACCTCACGCCATCATCCTGGTCATTCAGCTCGGCCCATTCTCTGAAGAAGAGAGAAACTCAGTGGAGAAGATCAGAGCTTTATTTGGAGAAGAAGCAGATAAACACACAATCGTCCTCTTTACTCGCGGTGATGAACTGACTGGCACTATCGAAGAATACGTCAGTGAAGTTGGTGATGATCTGAAAGAAATCCTGAGTCGTTGTGGAGGAAGATATCACGTGTTCAATAATAAAGACATTGAAGATCGTAATCAGGTTGTGGAGCTCCTGGAGAAGGTGGATGCCATGGTCTCTGCTAATGGAGGTGAATTTTACACCAGCGACTCTTACAAGGAAGTGGATCTCATGCTGAAAACTAAAGAAGCAGAACTGAGACGAGAATATGAGAAGAAACTACAAGAGAAGGAGAGGGAACTGGAGTCCAGATTcactgaagagaagaagaaacTACAAGAGAAAATAGAGGCACTAACAGCATCTGAGCAAGAGAAAGAAGAGAAGATCAAAGAGCTGGAACGAGTAAATCAGaggaaaatgattgagtacaagCGTTATTATGAAGCAAAGCTCAGAGAGGCCAGACTGGAGGCAGAACTCACTCATATTAATGAGAGAAAAATGATGGAGATCTTCACCAAGTTACAAACACTCCAGATCTAA
- the LOC125272059 gene encoding GTPase IMAP family member 7-like isoform X2: MSLRRMVLVGRTGAGKSTSGNTILARGAFRAAKSGSSVTKECWKKTREVAGREITLVDTPGMFDTDVPEQYLKQEISKCINMTAPGPHAIILVIQLGPFSEEERNSVEKIRALFGEEADKHTIVLFTRGDELTGTIEEYVSEVGDDLKEILSRCGGRYHVFNNKDIEDRNQVVELLEKVDAMVSANGGEFYTSDSYKEVDLMLKTKEAELRREYEKKLQEKERELESRFTEEKKKLQEKIEALTASEQEKEEKIKELERVNQRKMIEYKRYYEAKLREARLEAELTHINERKMMEIFTKLQTLQI; the protein is encoded by the exons A TGTCCTTGAGAAGGATGGTGTTGGTAGGAAGGACAGGAGCAGGTAAAAGCACTTCTGGAAACACAATTCTGGCCAGAGGAGCCTTCAGAGCTGCAAAAAGTGGTTCATCTGTAACCAAAGAGTGCTGGAAAAAGACCAGAGAAGTGGCGGGAAGAGAAATTACCCTGGTGGATACTCCAGGTATGTTTGACACAGATGTTCCAGAACAGTATCTGAAACAGGAGATCAGTAAGTGTATAAACATGACGGCACCTGGACCTCACGCCATCATCCTGGTCATTCAGCTCGGCCCATTCTCTGAAGAAGAGAGAAACTCAGTGGAGAAGATCAGAGCTTTATTTGGAGAAGAAGCAGATAAACACACAATCGTCCTCTTTACTCGCGGTGATGAACTGACTGGCACTATCGAAGAATACGTCAGTGAAGTTGGTGATGATCTGAAAGAAATCCTGAGTCGTTGTGGAGGAAGATATCACGTGTTCAATAATAAAGACATTGAAGATCGTAATCAGGTTGTGGAGCTCCTGGAGAAGGTGGATGCCATGGTCTCTGCTAATGGAGGTGAATTTTACACCAGCGACTCTTACAAGGAAGTGGATCTCATGCTGAAAACTAAAGAAGCAGAACTGAGACGAGAATATGAGAAGAAACTACAAGAGAAGGAGAGGGAACTGGAGTCCAGATTcactgaagagaagaagaaacTACAAGAGAAAATAGAGGCACTAACAGCATCTGAGCAAGAGAAAGAAGAGAAGATCAAAGAGCTGGAACGAGTAAATCAGaggaaaatgattgagtacaagCGTTATTATGAAGCAAAGCTCAGAGAGGCCAGACTGGAGGCAGAACTCACTCATATTAATGAGAGAAAAATGATGGAGATCTTCACCAAGTTACAAACACTCCAGATCTAA
- the LOC125272057 gene encoding GTPase IMAP family member 8-like produces the protein MATSIEGLNLVLLGKIGAGKSSSGNTILGREAFKSRKSSRSVTRDVAVESGTVYGFPVIVYDTPGLYDTDMSELEIEQKYKEVLQICEYGTCVFLLVIKADRFTEEERKTVEKIEKLLGKERMKNTWILFTRGDELEDENMTIQEFLDDTEPLKNLVQKYDQRCHVFNNKKRGHTEQVRGLFMKILKTYLQEGEAKRLMLNPLRRKIPKDIEPDTPVSSLSSRRIVLLGKTGVGKSAAGNTILGQKEFRSEMSMYSVTRECSKAHATVSGRSVSVVDTPGLFDTEMKPEELMIEIARSVYLSSPGSHAFLIVFPVNNRFTDIEQHILQMIEMMFGQEVLKYSIILFTHGDLLEEKSVEESIECSSGLRCLVQQCGGRFHVFNNKDQNNREQVNDLLQKIDTMIEQNGGGHYSNQMYEDAQRFRREEEERRQREEEERKLQEEKQRQEEIERVREETERRVRAKFEMAQSFRQEEEKQRQRAEEQRKQREEIERVRKETEERRVEKEETRPWFNRRSFWVKAGAIIAAPVVVAAAVVAAPIVGVGAVVVASAAGASATGAAAAGAVAAAAGAVAAAGGAAAGAVAAAGEDIARADDAQREQRREEERKQQRKKK, from the exons ATGGCCACAAGTATTGAAGGTctaaatttggtcttgttggGAAAAATAGGAGCTGGGAAAAGTTCATCAGGAAACACAATACTGGGAAGAGAAGCTTTCAAATCAAGGAAAAGCTCCAGATCTGTCACACGAGATGTTGCTGTTGAATCTGGAACAGTTTATGGGTTTCCAGTCATTGTTTATGACACACCAGGATTATATGATACAGACATGAGTGAACTGGAGATTGAGCAGAAATATAAAGAGGTTCTTCAGATATGTGAATATGGCACCTGTGTGTTTCTGCTGGTCATCAAAGCTGACAGATTCACTgaagaagagagaaaaactGTGGAGAAGATTGAGAAGCTGTTAGGAAAAGAGCGCATGAAGAACACCTGGATTCTCTTCACCAGAGGAGACGAACTGGAGgatgaaaacatgacaatacAAGAATTCCTTGATGACActgaaccactgaagaacctcGTTCAGAAATATGATCAGAGATGCCATGTGTTCAACAACAAGAAGAGAGGACATACTGAACAAGTTCGAGGGCTGTTTATGAAAATACTTAAGACATACTTACAGG AAGGAGAAGCAAAGAGACTGATGCTGAATCCACTGAGGAGAAAAATACCAAAAGACATTGAACCAGACACTCCTGTCTCCAGTCTCTCATCCAGACGAATTGTTCTTCTGGGTAAAACTGGTGTTGGGAAGAGTGCAGCTGGTAACACAATACTGGGACAGAAAGAGTTCAGATCTGAGATGAGCATGTATTCAGTAACCCGTGAATGTTCAAAAGCTCATGCCACTGTTTCAGGCAGATCTGTGTCTGTAGTTGATACTCCTGGATTATTTGACACAGAGATGAAACCTGAAGAATTAATGATAGAGATAGCCAGAAGTGTTTATTTATCCAGTCCTGGATCTCATGCTTTTCTCATTGTGTTTCCTGTGAATAATAGATTCACTGATATAGAGCAGCATATTCTTCAGATGATTGAGATGATGTTTGGTCAGGAGGtgttaaaatactccatcattctCTTCACTCATGGAGATCTGCTAGAAGAAAAGTCTGTAGAGGAAAGCATTGAGTGTAGCAGTGGTTTAAGATGTCTAGTTCAGCAGTGTGGAGGCAGATTTCACGTCTTCAACAATAAAGATCAGAATAACAGAGAGCAGGTGAATGATCTACTGCAGAAGATTGACACAATGATAGAGCAGAATGGAGGAGGACACTACAGTAATCAGATGTATGAAGATGCTCAGAGATTCAGACGAGAGGAAGAAGAGaggagacagagagaggaagaggagagaaAACTACAAGAGGAGAAACAAAGACAAGAGGAGattgagagagtgagagaagaGACAGAGAGGAGAGTCAGAGCAAAATTTGAAATGGCTCAGAGTTTCAGACAAGAGGAAGAAAAGCAGAGACAGAGAGCGGAAGAACAGAGAAAACAAAGAGAAGAGATTGAGAGAGTGAGAAAAGAGACAGAGGAGAGAAGAGTAGAGAAGGAGGAAACTAGACCATGGTTTAATAGAAGAAGTTTTTGGGTTAAGGCTGGAGCTATTATTGCTGCAcctgttgttgttgctgctgctgttgttgctgcaCCTATTGTTGGTGTTGGAGCTGTTGTTGTTGCTTCTGCTGCTGGAGCTAGTGCTACtggagctgctgctgctggagctgttgctgctgctgctggagctgttgctgctgctggtggAGCTGCTGCTGgagctgttgctgctgctggtgaAGATATTGCCAGAGCTGATGATGCTCAGAGGGAGCAGAGAAGGGAAGAGGAAAGAAaacaacagagaaaaaaaaaataa